Part of the Sphaerochaeta associata genome is shown below.
AACACAGAACCTGCATATCATCGACTTCAAGTACGGACAGGGGGTCGAAGTCTCTGCAGACCACAATACCCAGATGATGCTCTACTCCCTCGGAGCTCTTGATATGTTCGGCTCGCTGTATGAGGTGGAAGAGGTATCGATGACCGTATTCCAACCCCGCCTTGCAAACGTGAGCACATTCACCATGACTGCCGATGACCTAACCAACTGGGCTGAATCCTATCTCAAACCAAGGGCTGAATTGGCATTCCGAGGCAATGGTGAATTCTGCTCTGGTCCCCATTGCCGCTTCTGCAAGGTGAAAGCCACCTGCCGTAAGCGTGCCGAGGCAAACCTGGATCTCGCTCGCTACGAGTTCGCCGAGCCTGTACTTCTGGGAGTTGACGAGATTGCAGAGATCCTGAGGCAGGCTGACGAGTTGGCTTCCTGGGTAAGCGATATCAAGGGGTACGCTCTTTCGGTATTGGGTAGAGGAGGAAAACTGGAGGGATTCAAGCTGGTCGAGGGTAGATCGATACGCAAGTACACCGATGAGCAGGCTGTCGCCGAGGCAGTCAACTCATCCGGGTTTGATCCCTACGAACACAAGGTACTGGGAATCACGGCAATGACCGATTTGCTGGGAAGGACACGTTTCAATGAGATCTTGGGCCCATTCATCTACAAGCCCAAAGGCAAACCGACGCTTGTACCGGAAAGCGATAAAAGACCGGCTATCACAATCAACGACTTTGACGACATGGAGGAAAAGTAATGTCAACAATCGCTAATCCAATGAAGGTAATCACCGGAAAGAACACCAGATGGTCCTACGCGAACGTGTGGGAGCCCAAGTCCATCAACGGGGGAACTCCGAAGTACTCGGTCTCCCTGATCATCCCCAAGAGCGACAAGGCTACAGTGCAGAAGATCAAGGCTGCCATCGAGGCTGCCTACAAGGAAGGCGAGGCAAAGCTCAAGGGCAATGGAAGAACAGCCCCGTCGCTTGCATCGCTGAAGACTCCCTTGCGCGATGGTGATATCGACCGCCCGGATGACCCAGCTTACGAGAATGCGTTCTTCATCAATGCCAATAGTGCCACCGCACCCGGTATCGTTGATGCGGATTGCAATCCCGTGCTGAACCGCAGCGATGTGTATTCGGGTGTCTACGGACGGGCCTCGATCACCTTCT
Proteins encoded:
- a CDS encoding DUF2815 family protein; its protein translation is MSTIANPMKVITGKNTRWSYANVWEPKSINGGTPKYSVSLIIPKSDKATVQKIKAAIEAAYKEGEAKLKGNGRTAPSLASLKTPLRDGDIDRPDDPAYENAFFINANSATAPGIVDADCNPVLNRSDVYSGVYGRASITFYAFNSNGNRGIACGLQNLQLIKEGEPLGGKASAESDFATDDEDDFLA
- a CDS encoding DUF2800 domain-containing protein; amino-acid sequence: MLDKTQNLHIIDFKYGQGVEVSADHNTQMMLYSLGALDMFGSLYEVEEVSMTVFQPRLANVSTFTMTADDLTNWAESYLKPRAELAFRGNGEFCSGPHCRFCKVKATCRKRAEANLDLARYEFAEPVLLGVDEIAEILRQADELASWVSDIKGYALSVLGRGGKLEGFKLVEGRSIRKYTDEQAVAEAVNSSGFDPYEHKVLGITAMTDLLGRTRFNEILGPFIYKPKGKPTLVPESDKRPAITINDFDDMEEK